In one window of Zestosphaera sp. DNA:
- a CDS encoding DUF5305 family protein, with amino-acid sequence MKIKSLIEKQSRAFTYFLITILSITLLLSLNGLVVSYSIPDKIVEEIVIATVAQKIDLNYVVFVKSSIIYDNRTVLKPGETIYTKFFEGLNITHELKLSSSKELQNVGGTYEVYVNISSPIWFKEILVDSGDVRELLRTRSLYLNFTYLRDYISRVEREVGSSRAYTIVIVFRARTDVKLVNVSKSYTLTSTSKLEVYYDTGKPFIDVRVSSPESKYVDSYKQTRVAEVALLWVSVDIITYRVLTVITSITSAGGLAIAIIVITRSSSSKRIPALLESKYRDLIITGELEQIRHVAVVIRVKNFTDLVKVATMRRKPIVRLSSKTKFAVVDGDVTYLYEEIDKSTK; translated from the coding sequence TTGAAGATTAAATCTCTTATCGAGAAGCAGAGTAGGGCCTTCACATATTTCTTAATCACTATCTTAAGCATCACCTTATTACTCTCCTTGAACGGTTTAGTTGTCTCGTATAGCATTCCTGACAAGATTGTTGAGGAGATAGTCATAGCTACAGTTGCTCAAAAGATAGACTTGAATTACGTAGTCTTCGTTAAGAGTTCAATCATTTACGACAACAGAACAGTTCTTAAGCCGGGTGAGACAATATATACTAAATTCTTTGAGGGCCTCAATATCACGCATGAGCTTAAGTTAAGTTCTAGTAAGGAGTTACAGAATGTTGGGGGTACGTACGAGGTATACGTTAACATATCTTCACCGATCTGGTTTAAAGAGATATTAGTTGATTCAGGTGATGTGAGAGAATTACTGAGGACTAGGAGTCTCTACCTGAACTTCACTTACCTGAGAGATTACATAAGTAGGGTCGAGAGAGAGGTAGGTAGTAGTAGAGCATACACGATAGTCATAGTTTTTCGTGCTCGTACAGACGTCAAATTAGTGAATGTTAGTAAGTCTTACACACTAACGTCAACTTCTAAGTTAGAAGTATACTACGATACTGGAAAGCCTTTCATTGACGTCCGCGTCAGTAGTCCAGAGTCTAAGTATGTAGACAGCTATAAACAAACTAGAGTTGCTGAAGTAGCTCTATTGTGGGTTAGCGTAGACATCATAACGTATAGGGTCTTAACTGTAATCACTTCAATAACTTCTGCGGGCGGGTTAGCCATCGCGATAATAGTGATTACCCGAAGTAGCTCAAGTAAGAGAATACCGGCGTTACTTGAGAGCAAGTATAGAGACCTAATAATTACTGGGGAACTAGAGCAAATCAGGCACGTCGCTGTAGTAATTCGTGTTAAGAATTTTACAGACTTAGTTAAAGTAGCTACTATGAGGAGAAAACCTATAGTAAGACTAAGTAGTAAGACTAAATTCGCTGTAGTAGATGGAGACGTGACTTACCTGTACGAGGAAATTGATAAATCAACTAAATGA
- a CDS encoding signal peptidase I: MFNRYFLLVFSLALILFAYFYPLFLPWGGLLYYVIPSVVGLLLVGLLFNEVLSIKTLFGESLTPIVLLFLAVSIASDVVLGLLNGFGRNPLTLTQSLVVLNLVREVPRVLGVEFLRGYLLGNSRRVRTSLVLTSLFFTFLSFTYTRYLNMITSSYSSSVNFIMRSFVPLFLSNLLVGYLFILGGIKNSLIYSMFTRLYIYLMPLLPNVSSGMLAVVNVVQVFVFFVILEITYSGESETKKITLSSKLLSFVFFSLLLAVLVSMIIGYRALVVVSGSMSPALNVGDVAVINTRVSPSDVVEGDVIAFYLSRDIIIHRVVRVLNTSSGIKYLTKGDANENPDPFRVSQSALLGKYVFKIPLVGYLWIYLMQILINYQNLIITVTLLMTAGLLRNSLRWFVFVED; the protein is encoded by the coding sequence ATGTTTAATCGGTATTTTTTACTAGTTTTTTCTCTGGCTCTTATCTTATTTGCTTATTTTTATCCTCTTTTCCTGCCTTGGGGTGGGTTACTCTACTACGTGATACCATCAGTAGTTGGTTTACTTTTGGTAGGGCTTCTCTTTAACGAGGTTTTAAGTATTAAGACCTTATTTGGAGAGAGTCTCACGCCAATTGTTTTGCTGTTTTTAGCTGTGAGTATAGCGAGTGATGTTGTTTTGGGATTGTTAAATGGTTTTGGACGAAACCCGTTAACACTTACTCAATCTCTTGTTGTACTCAACTTAGTTAGGGAGGTTCCGAGAGTTCTTGGAGTAGAGTTTCTCAGAGGTTATCTTCTAGGGAATTCAAGGAGAGTTAGGACATCACTTGTATTAACTTCACTCTTTTTTACTTTCTTGAGTTTCACTTATACCAGGTACTTGAATATGATTACGTCTAGTTACTCTAGCTCTGTTAATTTCATCATGAGGAGCTTTGTGCCTCTCTTCCTCAGTAACTTGCTAGTTGGTTACTTGTTTATTTTAGGAGGTATAAAGAATAGCCTTATTTACTCTATGTTCACGAGACTATATATCTACTTAATGCCCTTGCTCCCGAACGTATCAAGCGGTATGTTAGCCGTCGTAAACGTTGTTCAGGTGTTCGTATTTTTCGTTATTCTTGAGATAACGTACTCGGGAGAGAGCGAGACAAAGAAGATCACACTCTCTTCTAAGTTACTGAGTTTCGTGTTCTTTTCTTTACTGCTTGCAGTCTTGGTATCTATGATAATCGGTTATAGGGCTCTCGTAGTTGTTAGTGGTAGTATGAGTCCCGCATTAAACGTGGGTGACGTGGCAGTGATTAACACGAGAGTCAGTCCGTCGGACGTGGTAGAGGGTGACGTGATAGCGTTCTACCTGAGCAGGGACATAATCATACATAGGGTTGTAAGAGTGCTTAACACTAGCTCAGGAATAAAGTACTTAACTAAGGGAGACGCTAACGAGAATCCAGATCCATTCAGAGTATCGCAGAGCGCATTACTGGGGAAGTACGTCTTTAAGATACCTTTAGTAGGGTATTTATGGATATACTTAATGCAAATATTAATAAATTATCAGAACTTGATAATTACGGTGACGTTACTCATGACTGCTGGCTTATTAAGAAATTCGCTTAGGTGGTTTGTATTTGTTGAAGATTAA
- a CDS encoding ATPase domain-containing protein, which translates to MSENPKFVLGVESLDILLGKLLEYGALILIAGNPGAGKTLLASTICYSNAVRGVPCLYISLQETKEVFFRHMKDFNMDFSELESKDLFKYYRVPIIIDPELINTLINELSTYSSKYKVLVVDSFTPLSKLIEKNSETRALLQNFFYNLAKLEKSLVVLVAEIPIGKETLDLGDVEFVSDVVLLLKQYMERGLITRFMEVRKAREAPVSIGEVPFKVVEGLGIRSFLPPQLEEPPPVVRGVSYEYPCRELNEMLGPVNAGSTMYVVMPADARSTEAYIPGLISLSLALKHKLKTLIIDYAKPTYTFIDSLADYAAKRLLKSREIIEKLTKELVSVKYVNPATMSLEELYTYEIELVRLYQPKILILNRIDIPSRIHGAEKPGKYFTHLWNELLWFRKHGVTVIRTSTYIGREAYLQNASISETVVRLYKTRKEPNLKIYLWTERKDPKIIDFQVLSKCLDEFIYSVCSEKQ; encoded by the coding sequence ATTTCAGAAAATCCTAAGTTTGTTTTAGGTGTTGAAAGTCTAGACATTCTCTTAGGAAAACTCTTAGAGTATGGAGCTTTAATACTTATCGCCGGAAATCCTGGCGCTGGCAAGACTCTACTCGCTTCAACTATCTGCTACTCTAACGCTGTTAGGGGCGTTCCATGTCTTTACATCTCTCTACAAGAAACTAAGGAGGTCTTTTTCAGGCATATGAAAGACTTTAACATGGACTTCAGTGAGTTAGAGTCTAAAGACTTATTCAAGTATTACAGAGTACCGATAATAATAGATCCTGAGTTAATTAATACGCTTATTAATGAATTAAGCACTTACTCAAGCAAGTATAAAGTGTTAGTAGTAGATAGCTTCACACCCTTAAGCAAGTTGATAGAGAAGAATTCTGAAACCAGGGCACTACTCCAGAACTTCTTCTATAACCTCGCGAAACTCGAGAAATCTCTAGTTGTTTTAGTAGCTGAGATCCCTATAGGTAAAGAAACCTTAGACTTAGGTGATGTGGAGTTCGTGTCAGACGTAGTGCTACTTCTGAAGCAATACATGGAGAGAGGCCTGATAACAAGGTTTATGGAGGTAAGGAAAGCCAGGGAAGCACCAGTAAGTATCGGTGAGGTGCCCTTCAAAGTAGTTGAGGGATTAGGCATACGTTCTTTTCTCCCACCACAACTTGAGGAACCCCCACCAGTAGTGCGTGGAGTAAGTTACGAGTATCCTTGTAGAGAACTTAACGAGATGTTAGGGCCTGTAAACGCTGGGTCAACAATGTACGTAGTAATGCCTGCTGACGCTCGCTCAACCGAAGCTTACATACCTGGATTAATAAGTCTGTCTTTAGCACTAAAACACAAGCTCAAGACTCTGATAATAGATTATGCTAAACCAACTTACACATTCATAGACTCACTAGCAGATTACGCGGCAAAAAGACTGCTGAAAAGCCGCGAAATAATCGAGAAATTAACTAAAGAGTTAGTTAGCGTCAAGTACGTCAACCCAGCCACGATGAGTCTAGAAGAACTATATACGTACGAGATAGAGTTAGTGAGACTATACCAGCCTAAAATCCTCATCCTTAATAGGATAGACATACCTTCACGCATCCATGGCGCTGAGAAACCTGGAAAATACTTCACACACTTGTGGAACGAGCTACTCTGGTTCAGGAAGCACGGAGTAACAGTGATCAGGACTAGCACCTATATTGGTAGGGAAGCATACTTACAGAACGCGTCTATATCCGAGACAGTAGTACGTCTCTACAAAACTAGAAAAGAACCAAACCTAAAGATATACTTGTGGACTGAAAGAAAAGACCCTAAAATAATAGACTTTCAAGTCTTGAGTAAGTGTCTCGACGAGTTTATCTATAGTGTATGCAGCGAGAAGCAATAA
- a CDS encoding chromatin protein Cren7, whose amino-acid sequence MVKCPNCGADVSPERTWQVISPLPDAYGRITITVLGSFKCSSCGHSWKGKVSAIKVGPEGEVSFGEGKKTKKRDEVPREKREGKVIEVDISDILEEE is encoded by the coding sequence GTGGTTAAGTGTCCCAACTGCGGAGCTGACGTAAGTCCTGAGAGAACTTGGCAAGTCATAAGTCCTTTGCCAGACGCTTACGGGAGGATAACCATAACTGTCTTAGGAAGTTTTAAGTGCTCATCATGTGGTCATAGCTGGAAAGGTAAGGTGTCAGCTATTAAGGTAGGTCCTGAGGGCGAGGTATCTTTTGGCGAAGGAAAGAAAACTAAGAAGAGAGATGAGGTTCCTCGCGAGAAAAGAGAAGGTAAGGTAATAGAAGTAGATATCTCCGACATACTGGAGGAAGAATAA
- a CDS encoding signal peptidase I translates to MRLSQVVDITIALAFIVVLTLTLTGTLTLAVVEGKSMEPLLWTGDVVVVYKSSEIRVGDVVIYESRGSYVIHRVIEVRSNCYLIKGDNNPIPDGCIPKELIAGKVLSIGNSVIKIPGVGYLTLLMRGWTK, encoded by the coding sequence ATGAGACTCAGCCAAGTTGTCGACATAACTATAGCACTAGCTTTCATAGTTGTCTTGACGCTAACACTGACCGGCACGCTCACGCTGGCGGTGGTAGAAGGTAAATCTATGGAGCCTCTGCTCTGGACCGGGGACGTAGTGGTAGTCTATAAGTCTAGCGAGATAAGAGTAGGTGACGTAGTAATATATGAGAGTAGAGGGAGTTACGTAATACATAGAGTAATAGAAGTCCGCAGTAACTGTTACCTCATTAAGGGCGACAACAACCCGATACCTGACGGGTGCATTCCCAAAGAACTAATAGCAGGTAAGGTATTAAGTATTGGGAACTCAGTCATCAAAATACCTGGAGTCGGGTATCTAACTCTCTTAATGAGGGGCTGGACAAAATAG